The Citrus sinensis cultivar Valencia sweet orange chromosome 4, DVS_A1.0, whole genome shotgun sequence DNA segment TCCGGTGCCATAAATCCAAACGTTCCAATCACCCTATTGCTATCATTTATGTGGGTTTCACCTTCCGGAATAGACAAAGATAGagtaaaatcaaacaattgaGCAACATTTTCTTCTTGGAGTACAATGGTTGTTGGTTTGATATCTCTAGAAACAACTGGTCTTGAGAATCCAACATGAAGATATGCAACTGCACTAGCAATCTCCATTGCAATCTTTAACCTTTGTTTCAATAGTAAAGGCCCAGAATTGGATCGACAAGGTCCGTGAATCCAATTATCAAGAGTCCCATTTGCCACAGATTCATAAACTAGTAAAGGGATTTGAGTTTCTAAACAGCATCCTAGAAATTTCAGAACGTTCTTGTGACTCATTTGGGATGCAAATGCAgcacaattaaaacaatattcaTCTATGCCCAATACTTCATCTTCAAACTTCGAaacagaaaaaggaaaagtatCTTCAAACTTCATAACAGAAATCGGACGATCCTGCAAGAAACCCTTGTACAATTTATAGAACAAACACTTCATTATTACTTTCCCCCCATCAAAATCATCTGTTGCTGTCTTGAGTTCATCAGCAGAGAAGCTACGGATAGGATTATGTTTGCCATTACTAGATGCAATTAAC contains these protein-coding regions:
- the LOC102626225 gene encoding serine/threonine-protein kinase ZRK1-like isoform X1, encoding MGSCLRSRKSLEKAEKRKFMLGNGKILLEKLIASSNGKHNPIRSFSADELKTATDDFDGGKVIMKCLFYKLYKGFLQDRPISVMKFEDTFPFSVSKFEDEVLGIDEYCFNCAAFASQMSHKNVLKFLGCCLETQIPLLVYESVANGTLDNWIHGPCRSNSGPLLLKQRLKIAMEIASAVAYLHVGFSRPVVSRDIKPTTIVLQEENVAQLFDFTLSLSIPEGETHINDSNRVIGTFGFMAPEYRTTGDFSEKSDVYSFGALLLELLTGKKISYSSHFDDGEDYRLQDLVKKYIENESFKEIVDPAIVGEEGLMWPEKEQQLLICTELAFKCLSESEGDRPTIVQVAKQLRQIYQSN